The sequence below is a genomic window from Streptomyces sp. V1I1.
CCCGCACCAGAAGAAGACCCCGAACGACCCCTACATCCGCACGGTCATGGCGCAGATGGGTGCGATCGAGTCCACCCTTCAGCTGCTGGCCAGCCTGGAGTGAACCGGAACACGAGAGGCAACGGGCCGCGACCGCCCCGCAGTTGGCCCCATCCACCGGTCGCGGCCAGGCACCGTCATGCTGCTGCCCCGCTACCGCTACCCCTCCGACACCAGCGACGTCGAATGGGCTCTGCTCAAGGCACTCCTCCCGACTCCCGCCTGCCAGAAACCCAAGGGCGGCGCCCCGGAGAAATGGCCCCGGCGCCGCGTGGTCGACGCCATCAGGTACATCACCGACAACGGTGCGAAGTGGAGGGCGCTGCCCGCCGACTTCGGCATCCCGTGGCGCACCGTGTTCGGATACTTCGCCCGCTGGGCAAAGGCCGACGTGCTCAAGAGGATCCTTGACCAGCTCCGCCGACGGTTGCGGCTGCGCCGTCGGCGCTGTGCCTGGCCGGTCCGGGTGATCGTGGACTCCCAGTCCGTCAAAGGTGCGGAGACGGTGTCGAACGCGACGCGAGGATAAGACGCAAACAAGCATATAAATGGGCGGAAGCGGCATCTCCTGGTTGATCAGGACGGCCTGCTCGTCGACCTGCTCGTCACCCCCGCCGACGTCCAGGACCGCGACGCGGCCCGCATCCTGCTCACCCGCCTCCACGCCGAACACCCCGAAATCGTCCTGGTCTGGACGGACAACGGCTACGGAGGCGAGGAGTTCAGCACCTGGGCCCAGGACACCCTGGGCATCACGATCAAGGTCGTCCCCCGCCCCAAGGACACCAAGGGCTTCGTCCTGCTGCCCAAGAGGTGGGTGGTGGAACGGAGCAACTCGTGGACGATGCGGGCCCGACGCAACGCAAGGGACTACGAACGGCTCATGTCCCACGCCGAAGCCCACATCCAGTGGGCGTTCATCACCCTCATGTCCCGCCGCATGGCCCGCCCCCGCCGCCAGACCGAGGCGTCGTCGGACACCCTCGCAGCCGCCTGAACACCAGCGCGTTGCCGCTGCCGTTCGGAGCAACGACACCGCTTTACCCGCTGGCCGAGCCGGTCATCACGCAGTACACCCGAACTTGGCTCGGACCGTTCAGTCGCCGTCCCGGTTGATCTCGATCCGCCGAAGCGACGGCACGAGCAACGGCACGAGCATCGCCACCGCCGCCACCCCGCCGCCGGTGACGGCGACCGCCGCCGTTCCGAACGCCGCGGCGAGGACCGGCGCGGACAGCTGGCCAATGGGGATGGGCACGAAGGACCAGAATTCGTCGTGGGCGCCGACCCGGGAGAGCAGCCGCTCCGGGACGTGGGTGTAATTAACGGTCTCCCACACGACGGTGAAGAACTCGGAGGCCACTCCCGACACGAACGCCGCCGCGGCCAGCCAGACCGTGTTCGCGCCGGTGCCGAGCAGGATCAGCGGGACGGCGGCCAGCGTCATCGAGGACAGCGCCGGCACCATCGGCCGCCGCACCGTCAGCTTCACCATCACCACGCTGGCCAGCAGTGCCCCGACGCCGCGGGCGCTCAGCACCAGTCCCCAGCCCTCGGCGCCGATCGTGTCGTTCGCGATCACCGGGCCCAGGATCTGCCAGACACCCATGTTGACGGCGTTGAAGACGGCGAAGGCCAACGTCACCGTCCAGATCCACGGTTTGGAGCTGAAGTAGCTCCAGCCTTCCCGCAGTTCGCCGAGCATCGTCGGGCCGCCCTCGGTGCGCGGTGGCAGGTCGGGCAGCGACATCCGAGCGAAGAACGCGGCCGCCAGGAGGAAGGACGCGGCGTCGGCGGCGATCGCCCAGCCGCCTCCGACGGAAGCGGTCAGCAGGCCGGCTGCGGTCGGGCCAAGGATCCGAGTGGCGTTCCTGACGGACGCCAGCAGGGAACTGGCCTGCTGGAGGCCGCGTCCCGCCGCCAGATTCGAGACGATGCCGCGCAACGCGGGCTTGGTCAGTCCCTGGAAGATGCCGTTGAGGGCAGCCAGCGGCAGCAGGAACGCCGGGTGCTGGTGGGCCAGGAGGAGGAACGCGACGCCGACCTGGGTGAGGCCGGCGCCCAGGCTGGTGAGGCGCAGCACGGTGTCGCGCCGGTAGCGGTCGGCGATACCGCCGCCGAGGAGGAGCGTCGCGACCATCGGGACCAGGGCCGCAGTGGTGACCGCGGACAGCCAGGCCGCGCTGTCAGTGACCTCCAAGACGCCGAAGGCCAGGGCGACAGGCGACATGGCACTGCCAGCCATGGAAATCGACTGGCCGGCTAGGAACCACCGGAAGGCAGCGGAGCGGAGAGGCTGCCCGGACGCGAGACCGGTACTGGATACCGGTAATGCGTCACTTTCAGGTGGTTCAGGATCTCGATTTTCGGGCGCATCTGTTGCAGGCACAAGGGGCCACCTTGCCAGCGCATGCAGGGCACCTCAAGTGACTTTCATAGAGCGGTCGCACCGCTTCCGGGGTGGCGCTGCAGCGGCACCGGGCCGATGCCCAGGACGGCGTTGCCCCGGACGGTCCGGGACAGCAGCGCCTCCGCCGCACGGTGTCACGGCCCGCACCACCCGCGCCGCCACTCCGGTCCTGCCCTGCCGATCGCTTCACCGCCGCCTGGACGCCCATCCGAACGGAAACCCGGCAATCCCTCACAGCGGCAAGCCCATGACCAGCAGAAAGAGGTTCAGACACAGCTTCTAAGCTTGTTCTTTATGGTCTGACCTCGAACGACGTCCCGAACGTGATCGCTCGTACGAGGATTCCGGGGACGTGAACACGGCCTTCGTCTGATCCTGTGCTCCGACCAAAGAGGCACTTGACCAGCAACGAAGGCCGTGGGGGGATGAGTTTGCTGCATCACGATGTCGGGCGGGATCCGTTCACGGTGGCGTCACGCTTCCGGGACGATTTCTTCGACTGCCTGACCGGGCGCGGGGACGAGTTGTTCGAACTGGCGGGCGCGCTGCTGTGTGCGGACGGGCCGGTGACCGCGCCGGTAGACCTGACGCTGGTGGCCGGGCACCGGCGTGGACACGGCGCGATGTACGACGCGCTGAACTGCGGGAGCGTGGACGTGCCGCGGTTGCGGCAGGTGCTGGCCGGCTTGCCGCAACCCGAGGCCGCCGACGGGCGCCTGGTGCTGGCCGTGGACGTCACGAACTGGCTCCGCCCGGACGCACCCACCAGTCCGGATCGCTTGTTCTGCCACGTCTACGGCCGCAGCGGCCGGTCCTCCGACCAGTTCGTGCCCGGCTGGCCCTACTCCTTCGTCGCCGCCCTGGAATCGGGCCGGACGTCATGGTGCCAGCTCCTGGACGCCGTCCGTCCCGGCCCTGCCGACGACGTCGCCGAGGCTACTGCCACGCAGGTCCGCAGGGTGGTCGAGGACCTCATCGACATGGGCCGGTGGCGCATCGGCGACCGCGACATCCTGATCGTCTTCGACGCTGGATACGACGCCCCGCGCATGGCCCACCTCCTGCACGGGCTGCCGGTGGAGGTCCTCGGGCGGATGCGCACGGACCGGGTGATGCGCAGGCCGGTCCCGGTCCCGTGGATCTCGCCACCGCAGGGCGGCCGTCCGCCCAAGCACGGCAAGGAGTTCCGCTTCGCCAAACCGGAGACCTGGGGCGAGCCGGACGCGGCCACCACGCAGGTCACCGACCGGTACGGCACCGCCCGCGCGATGGCCTGGGACCGCATCCACCCCCGGCTGACCACCCGATCGGCGTGGATCGACCACACCGGTGAACTCCCCGTCATCGAGGGCACGTTGATCCGCCTCCAGGTCGACCGCCTGCCCGGCGGCAACGACCCGCTGCCGCTCTGGCTGTGGTCTTCGGCCACCGGCCTGACCGCCGCCGAAGTCGAGATCCGCTGGCAGGCGTTCCTGCGACGCTTCGACCTGGAACATACCTTCCGCATGATCAAACAGACCCTCGGCTGGACCCGCCCGAAGCTCCGCACCCCCGAGGCCGCGGACCGCTGGACCTGGCTGATCATCGCGGCGCACACCCAACTCCGTCTCGTCCGCGAGGCCGCCGCCGACCTCCGCCGCCCCTGGGAGCGACCCGCCGAGCCCGGCCGCCTCACCCCCGCCAGAGTCCGCCGCGGGTTCAGGAACCTCCGCCCACACTTGACCTGTCCCGCCCGAGCGCCGAAACCATCCCGGCCGGGACCTGGCCGTCCTCCCGGCTCGAAGAACCGGCACCCGGCACCCCGTCACGACGTCGGCAAAACCGTCAAACGGCCCGAGGGCATCAAGGAACGCTCCCGGGCCGGAGGATAAAGAACAAGCTGAGCTTGTTCTTTATCTTCGAGCCTCGAACGGGCTTCGAACTTGAGGCAGGTTTTCGCAGTTCACCGGCTATGTGAGCGGCCTTCGCGCGATCGTGTGCCGTGTTGAGTAAGGCATCTGATCAGCACGAAGGCCGTGGACATGAGTCTGCTCTTATCCGGGCCCCGGCGGGAGGCGTTCGCGCAAGCGTCACGCTTCAGGGGCAAGTTCTATGCGTGTCTGACCGCTCGGCGCGATGAACTGTTTGAGCTCACCGACGCGGTGCTGTGTGCCGACGGCCCGGTGAAGTCGCCCGTCGACCTGACGCTCCTGCCCGAACACCGGCGTGGGCACGGGGCGTTGTACGGCGGGCTCAACCGCGGCCGGATCGATGTCGGACGGCTGCGGGCGGTGCTCGCGGGACTGCCGCTGCCGCGTTTCCCGGACGGTCGGCTCGTCCTGGCCGTCGATGTGTCGCCATGGTTGCGCTCGGATGCGCCATGCTCGAAGGATCGGCTGTTCTGCCACGTCTACGGCCGCGCGAAGAGCGCGTCGCAGTTCATCCCGGGTTGGCCGTACTCCTTCGTGGCCGTGCTGGAGCCCGGCCGCACCTCCTGGACCACCGTCCTGGACGTCGTCCGGCTCGGACCCGTCGACGACGCCACCGCCGTGACCGCCGCCCAGCTGCGGGCCGTGGTCGAGCGGCTCGTCGCTGCCGGCCAGTGGACGCCGGGCCAGCCGGACATTGTGATCGTCGGTGATGCCGGATACGACATCACGCGCCTGGCCTGGGTCCTTCGCGACCTGCCCGTCGAGGTGGTCGGCCCGATCCGTTCCGACCGGGTCATGCGGCTGCCGAAGCCGCCGCGGGTCTACGACCCCAAGGGCGGGCGTCCGCCCAAGCACGGCAAGGAGTTCCGCTTCGCCAAGCCGGACACCTGGCCGGAGCCTACGATCACGACGATCACGGACACCACGAACTACGGCAAGGCCCAGACACAGGCCTGGGACCGGGTCCACCCGCGCCTGACTCATCGCTCGGCCTGGCTCGACCACCAGGGCGAACTACCCCTGGTCGAGGGCACATTGATCCGACTGAAGGTCGAGCACCTCTCGAAGGAGCGCGAGGCGCCGCCGGTGTGGCTGTGGTCCTCGAAGACCGGTGCCAGCCTCGCTGACGTCGACCGTTGCTGGCAGGTGTTCCTGCGCCGCTTCGATCTGGAGCACACATTTCGCTTCGTAAAGCAGACCCTCGGCTGGACCACCCCGAAGGTCCGCATTCCCGAGGCAGCGGACCGCTGGATCTGGATCCTTGTCGCAGCTCTTGCCCAGCTGAGGCTAGCCCGCCCTCTCGCCCAGGACCTCCGCCGCCCCTGGGAGAAACCAGCCTTGCCCAACCAGCTGACCCCGGCCCGGGTCCGCCGGGGGTTCAGGAACATCCGCGCTCACATCCTCTGCCCGGCCCGTGTTCCCAAACCCAACGGCACCGGCCCCGGTCGGCCACCCGGAGCCAAGAACAAACACCGGGCACCCCGCTACGACGTCGGCAAGACCGTCAAACGCGCCGAGACCCTCGCCGAACTCCACGCGTCTCGAAGATAAAGAACAAGCTCACGGACTGGCGCCGCTGAGGCCGTTGCTGCCCGCTTGTCGTCCGGCCCGGACGGGACGGGCTAACCGTCAGCTCCAGGCCGGTTGCCGGCCGTGAACGCCTCCTCCACACGATCCTGCAGCCGGGCGTGACGGAACTGGAAGACGGGCCCCACCGTGCGCAGGACGTGACGCTCGCGAGCATCCGAGAGAAACTTGACCAGGCGGACCGGAGCCTCGTTCCTCCGGCGCAGCTGGAGGCTCGCGAGGAACGCGCGCCAGGTCACCGATCCGACCAGGCTCAGCGCCAGGCTGAGCAGGAGGCCGCCCACCGTCACCAGTGCGATCCCGGACAGGAATCCGTCGATGAGTCCGAAGATGCGATGGTCCGTCAGTTCGGCGAGCAGACCCAGGCATGATCCTCCGATGAGACTGCCGGCGAGGCCGCCGGCGATTCCGGCCGTCAGCGTGTACTGGCGGTCCTGTCTCCAGCACGAGACGGGATCGATGGGAGTCCGGCTGTCGGCGCTGCGGTTGCTGAGACCCGTGACGAATCCGCCCACCACACCGGCGAGGAGGCCGAACACCAGGCCGCCGAAAAGCATGACGACGCGGCCATGGGCGAGGAGCAGGGCGACGCCTAACGCCAGTCCAAGCGCTCCACCGCCGGCGATCCCGAACAGGAAGTTCTCGCGGACGACGAAGTCCCTCCACTGCAGACGGCCCAGCAGCTGGGGGGAGTCCCCGGCACGCCCGTACGTGAGTGACATCGTCACGGAAAGTCCCACCACCGCACCGGCTATCAGGCCGGCGGCCGGCCCCGCCCAGAAGAAGCCCGCCGCCCCGGCGAGAACTCCCAGGCAGAGGCAACTGGCCGCCGTTCTCGGCCAGGCCGACCGCCACCGGGGGACCTGCCACCAGGCGAGGTCGCGGCTTCCCTCGCTGTTCATCCGGTGCGCGATGACGCCGAGCCAGCGCTCGGCCTGGCCGAGACTGTAGCGACTGCGCGGCTGACCCAGCCGGTCGTCGTCATAGGCGGCGGGCAGGACTCGATCGAGAAGGTGGTCCTCCACCGCCGCCCGGTCCGCGAAGCGCTCGAGGTCGAAGCGCTGATCCGCGCGGTAGGTGTCACGCATCAGCGTGAGCATCAGGGGTGTGTCCAGTGCCTGAGCCACTGCGCCCAAAGGGTTCATACGGATGTGCTGCACCAGACCGCGCCAGGCGTCCGGGGGCGGCTGCGCCTGGCAGCGCGTCAGGTACTCCGCCGCGTCCTCGGCGCTGACCGGAAGCAGTTCGAGGCCGGCGGAGCCTGACAGGGGTCCCGCCGCGGCAACGGCCGTCAGAAGCTCCCCGACCCGGCTCAACAGGACCAGGCGGAAGTTCGCCTGCTCGTCCAGCGCCCGCAGAGCCACGGGGCGTACGGCTTCGGGTATCTCGTCCAGCCCGTCCAGAAAGACGGCGACCCGACCCGCGCCGATGAGTCTGGAGACAACACCGCCCGCGTGTTCTTCGGACTTCCTGAACATGTAGTCCGTGGCCAGTCGAGTGGCGAGCCAGTCATGCAGCCGCTGCTTCCGCGGGTCCCATCCGCTCAGCGTCAGCAGCACTGGTACGGGAACTCTCGCGCGCGCGCCGGCTTCGAGCGCCTCGCGATGCGCGAGGGCGTCGAGCAGCAACCTAATGACGGCGCCGCTCTTGCCCGCACCGCCTGCTCCGACGATCACCATCCGCCCGGAGTCCAACGCACCATAGAGGCGGAACAAGTCCCGAACGCCGCCCGACTCCAGATCCGCCGGGGTGATCGGGTCCAGCCCCAGCAGGGGCCCAAACCGCGATGAGCCGGTCCCGATGCCCACCGCATCGGTCGCCGGACCCGATACGGGGAGACTCGACCACCTCCAGCGCACCGGCACGGGGCTCGGATGTATCAGCCGCCGTTCGCTCGCCGCGGCGCTCCACTGCGCCTTCACTCGCTCAGCCAGCTCGTCCGCGAAGTCACGCAGTGCCAGTTCGGTGTGTGCCGTCCGGGGCCTGCGGTTCGTCAGAAATAACGCCCCGCTGGCGGCGGGAACGACGACCGCGGCGATCCCCTGGACGAGCGTGGCCGCGGAGTCCCGGTCATGGGACCGGAAGACGAAGGCCAGGGCGACGAAGACGACGACTGCGATGATCAGCAAACCCACGATGACCATGCAAGTCCCCCTCCTGGCACCGTACCGGGAGTGTGTCAGAGGGTTACAGGCCGTGTCCTTCGATCGGCCGTGCAGCACGTCACGCGAGGCAGACAGGGTTACGTCCAGCTGTCACGAATCCAGCTGCTACCAGCGGTATGACGACTCTACGTCACGCTCGTTGTCCCTCTGGCTGTCCGACTTCGGTGGCAAACGGTCCAGGTTCAGTGTCAGAGGGCAAGAAGGACTGTCCTGTCTCAACGAAGTTAGTCGTTGGCAGACCGCTGACCTAGCGGTGGTTTTAGGCCGGACAGTGGGAGCTTTGCTCACTCTTCGGGGGCTGTGATGACCAAGCGTGTGCCGTGTCCGCCCGCTCCGGGCCCACTGGAAGCCTATGCCGCGCGTTTCGATGACCTCTTCTCCACGCTGGCACAGCGCCGGGGGTTCCGCGAGTATCTCGCCGGGTTACTGCTGCCGAGGGACCGCAACAAGACGCTGACCTGCCTGGCCGGGACGGAGCCTGTGGCCGGTGCCCAGCATGCGGCGGTGCAGCGGCTGCAGTTCTTCCTGTCCGAGTCGACGTGGGACCTGGAGAAGGTCAACGCCCGGCGTGTGGAACTGCTGCTTGCGGACCCGGCCACGGCCCCGCACGCGGGCGGGGTGCTGGTGATCGACGATTCCGGAGACCGCAAGGACGGCACTGCCACCGCCCACGTGGGCAAGCAGTACCTGGGCTCGGTCGGGAAGATCGACCGCGGCGTCGTCGCGGTGACCACCTGCTGGGCCGACGAGCGCGTCTACTACCCGCTGCACGCCGTCCCCTACACCCCCGCCCACCACTTCCCGAAAGGGAAGAACGACGCCGGCTTCCGCACGAAACTGCAGATCGGGGCCGCCCTGGCCCGTGATGCCCCCCGGGCGGGGGTGTCCTTGCGGGCGGTCGCCGCCGACTGCGCTTACGGCGACCAGGACGCCTTCCGCAGGCAACTGGACGCCGCAGGACTGCCGTTCGTGATGGCACTCAAGCCCCGCCGGGGAGCCTGGTCATACGGTGACGAGGCGTACACGCCCGTGGATGCCGCCCGCAACCTTATCTGGGGCGGCCCTGAGGCCCCCGGGAACTGGACCACGGTCACACGAACCTTCCGTGACGGGCACACCGCTACCTGGTGGGCCGCCGACGCACAGCTGGGCTGGTGGGGACCGGATGGCACCACGCGCCTGGTGGTGGCCACCACCGACCCGGCCACCCTGCCCGCGCAGTCCACCTGGTACCTGGCCACCGACCTGCCCCGGCCCGGCGGACCACGGGAGGCGGACAGCCCGGCCCCAGCTGCCGACCTGGCCGAAATTGTGCGAATCTACGGCATCCGGCACTGGATCGAGCAGAGCTACAAGCAGGTCAAGGACGAACTCGGCTGGGCAGACTTCCAGGTCCGCTCCGACACCGCCATCCGCCGCCACCAGACCCTCGTCACCTGCGCGTTCAGCTTCTGCTGGGACACCTGGTTTGCCCCGCCCCCGCCTGCCACGGATGAGGAGGAGCCGGTGCCCAGCCGGCCAGAGAGGGGGTATTGCGCCGTCCCACCAGACCCAGCAGGCCTGCTGGCCCCAAGCCCTCCGGGCCGTCCGTGGCTGGCTGACGCCCTGGGCCACGCTGCAACGCTACTGGCGAGCGTGGACAGCCAAGCCCCCGCCCACCGAGCTCCAGGCCCTGATCAACGCTGTCGGCACCGGCAGACCTCTTAACCTCTACCTCCCGGCCTAACAAACCACCGCTAGTCGGACTAACTTCGTCGAGACTTTCTCCCTGTTCTTGGTGTGGGGGTCCCGTGTTGAGTGCGGAGATTCCCGGCTGTCTGGTGGCCTTTCAAAGCGGTGCTGGGACCGAGCGTTTCAGCCGGCGCTCCATCTGGCCAGCCTGTGGGTTGTGACCGCGCTTGCGTGATGGATACGCCTGACTCCGGCTACTTACTACGGCGTGCGGCTGACACGTCACGCTGGCACCGCCCACACCCCGCTGAGGTCTGGCCGCTGATTCTGGTAGGGGGGAAGGGCGACCTGGAAATCCCGTCAGGTCTCGCGGCTGGCGGCAGAAGAACTGACACGAGGTCACTCGTCGGGCGGCCGAGGCGGCTCAGAAGGCGGGTTTTCGTCTGGCGGGGGCTGAGGCGGTTCTCCACTGATCGAACCGACCGCTTGCCACCTGCGGTTCTCGGGGTCCCAACGAATGTGGCGTTGAGACAGGCCCTCTCGAGCAAGTTGCGCCAGCTGGGCCGCAGCTTCGGCGGGAATCTCCTTCGGACATTCGATGACACAGTTGTTCTCAACGTCGTGGATCACCGCCCAGGTTGTGTCTTGAGCGGAGCCATCACGAACTACCGGTGTAGCCCGGGATAGTGCGCGCTTCAAGATTTGATAGGCGTCTTCGGCTGCCTTCCCCGCCATGGACGACAGGAACGCACCGGCGAGGGTGAACACCGAGATCGTGGCCACGGGGTTTCCCAGGACCAGCGACATCACGTCCATCCGCACGTCGTGCGACGTCTCGATGTGGACATCCACCTCGGCTGCCAGCCCGGGGCCATCGTTCATGACTAAGAGAGCCTGCTTCACGGCTGTGGCGCCCCCGGGTGTGATCGGCGCAGACGCCCTGCCCACTGCCCAGTACTCGTGGGCGACAGGTCCGTCGGCAGCCCATCCAACGAGGCGCAACCGTCGATGGACCCCACCTTGTGGGTCTTCTCGATACGCCACTATCTCCGCAGCCCAACGAAGATCGCCGGGGCGCCCGAAGAAGTGGGGTGCCATGCCGTACGAGGTGCTTTCGATGACCCAACCGGCCGCCACGAGTGCCGCCTTCTGTGGTCCACCGAAGGTGTCAGGTTGACTCATGGGCCCCATCGTGGCTGATGTTGCGTGACAAGAACCAGGTCAGACCTGAACGCGAGCCCGTGAGCAATCACCAGCCATGCCGAGGTGGGAACGCTTCAGGGTGCCCAGGCGATTCTGCGCAATCCGGTTGTCGTCATGCGGGCCGGGCTCCACGACGTCGTCGCCCAGCTCGCCGTCGGGCCCGTGCAGAACATGCCAGTTGCTCAGGACGTAGGGCGTGCCGTCCATCTTGTCGAAGACGACGCAGCCGAGGGTCCGGCCGAGACCTTCACGTGTCCGACGCTCGCACCGGGCAGGTTCGGGTCGAGGCGCCGCTTGCGCGTCGGGCTCTCCGCCTCGGCCACCGCCACCACGCCAAGCAGTGGTCAGCCCTGCTTCGATATCCGGCTCCATGGCAGGCTCAACGCACCCCCGATCGGGTGGGTCACGAACCACCACCGCTCTGATGCAGCGTCAGCCCACTAGACTCGAAACAGGCACGCTGACCAGGACAAATGGAGAAGCACAACTGGAGTACTAGAGGGCCCAGTGTCTGAACGTCCACGGATTCCGCCGAACGTTCCTGAACGCCTTGGGCCGTTCAGCGTTGCGCCGGTTCGCATAGCCCGGTGACCTGCGACGTCCAGGTCTATGCGGGGCCGTACGGATCACTAGGTGCCCGGGGGTGTGCGGCGGTCTGCTGGAGGCATGGCTGACATCGACACAACCTCCCAGACGCCCGAGCCCGAACTGCCCCCCGCCTCCCGGGAGCCGGCGCTGCCGCCTGAGCCGACGCGGCACCAGGTACTTGACATGGTGGTCCTCGTTGCCCTGCTGGGCGTGTGCGCGGGGGTGTACCGCGCGGTCGGGAACGCCGGCTTCTCCGTGATCACCGGGGCAGTCGCCGGGCTGTACGGCACCTGGCGCATCCGGCGCTGACTGGGCAGGTCGCTTCCGGTTGGACCCGTTGGCCCTAGGGCGCGTATCGGGTCGTGATCAATCTGTCGATTCGCCCTCGTGGTGAGGCCTGGACCGGTAGATCTTCTTCCGTGACGCGAGTGCAACTGACGGACGCGGAGTGGGAGTTCATCGGGCCGTACCTGCCGATCGGCGAGTACGGCCCGTATCCCGAGCGGTTACGGCAGCAGTTCGAGGGTGTGATCTGGCGGTTCAGGACCGGCGGACAGTGGCGGGAGATGCCGGAGGAGTTTGGTGCCTGGTCGACCGTCCACAACCGCTTCCGGCAATGGCGTGACGCCGGCGTCTTCGAGGCCCTGCTGGAGAGTCTGATCGCGGAAGCGGCGAAGCGGGGTGAGGTGGACCTGTCCCTGGTCAGCATCGACTCCACCACCGCGCGTGCTCACCACGACGCGGCCGGGATGCACCTGGGCGAGGACGTCCTCGGCGCACTGGAGAAGGCTGCCGCCGAGGCGGAGAAGGCCAGGTCAAAAGGGGCAGTCTCGAAGAACAAGACGGACAGGAGGTCGAGATCGATCCCGAGCGGGAGGAGCGACGACGCATCCGGCGCCGGCGAAAACTCCGGCTGAAGACCGCCCTCCTGGGACGCTCCCGGGCGGGCAGACCAGCAAGGTTCACCTGGCCGCCGACCGCAAGTGCCGCCCGCTGGCGTTCGTGCTGACCGCAGGCCAGGCTGCCGACAGCCCACAGTTCATCCCCGTGCTGGGGAAGATACGGGTCCGCGGCCCCGTCGGCCGCCCCCGCACCCGGCCGGACGCGGTCGCCGGGGACAAGGCCTACTCCTCCCGCGGCAACCGGGCCCACCTGCGCAGACGCGGTATCAAGGCAGTGATCCCGGAGAAGAGGGACCAGACCGCCAACCGGAAGAAGAAGGGCTCCGCGGGCGGTCGGCCTGTCAGCCACGACGCCGATCTCTACAAGGAGAGGAACACCGTCGAGCGCCTGATCAACAAGCTCAAGGCCTGGCGAGGGATCGCCACCCGATACGACAAGACACCGGACAGCTACCTCGCCGGCCTCCACCTGCGCGCCTCAATGATCTGGGTGAAGGACCTCGCCCGGACCACCAATTGATCACGACTCGATACGCGCCCTAACGGACTCCACGTCAGGGAAGGGGTTCTTTCGCCCAGCCGGAGGCGGCCCACAACGACACGGAAGTCACTGCCATGCCAGCTCTCGCTCTGCAGAGGCGGAAGCTGCCGCAGTGCGGCAGGCTGTTGGCGCGGATGCCTCCCCTCGGACGGGGCCGTTGCAGGTGTGCAGCTCACGCACGTGCGCAGCGATGCGTGCCGCTCCGGGCCGCCCAGCGTCGCGACGGCAACCTTCGCCCAGTTGAGCGATGCTTCCACTCCACGGAGTTTTCCCTTCGATCTCCAGCTCACCGTAGGCCGGGCCAGGCCGTGAACGACACGGCCCCCGATGACCCACATGGGGCGTCGGCTCAGGCACGATGGGCGAATGGATCATGGAGCAGCACCGCTGGCTGGCAGCACCCGTCGCAGTATCGCCATTGAGACGACTTCCACGACGCGGCGACGGGGATGAAGGTCAATGTTGGGAGCCGTCGTTGGAGGCTTCGTGCCGCCAAGGCGTGTCGTGATCGCTGGTGGATGGCGCGGGCGGATCGGCACGGGGGTGGCGGAGTTTCCGCGGTCTCGCCTCT
It includes:
- a CDS encoding NF041680 family putative transposase, which encodes MSLLLSGPRREAFAQASRFRGKFYACLTARRDELFELTDAVLCADGPVKSPVDLTLLPEHRRGHGALYGGLNRGRIDVGRLRAVLAGLPLPRFPDGRLVLAVDVSPWLRSDAPCSKDRLFCHVYGRAKSASQFIPGWPYSFVAVLEPGRTSWTTVLDVVRLGPVDDATAVTAAQLRAVVERLVAAGQWTPGQPDIVIVGDAGYDITRLAWVLRDLPVEVVGPIRSDRVMRLPKPPRVYDPKGGRPPKHGKEFRFAKPDTWPEPTITTITDTTNYGKAQTQAWDRVHPRLTHRSAWLDHQGELPLVEGTLIRLKVEHLSKEREAPPVWLWSSKTGASLADVDRCWQVFLRRFDLEHTFRFVKQTLGWTTPKVRIPEAADRWIWILVAALAQLRLARPLAQDLRRPWEKPALPNQLTPARVRRGFRNIRAHILCPARVPKPNGTGPGRPPGAKNKHRAPRYDVGKTVKRAETLAELHASRR
- a CDS encoding IS701 family transposase — encoded protein: MTKRVPCPPAPGPLEAYAARFDDLFSTLAQRRGFREYLAGLLLPRDRNKTLTCLAGTEPVAGAQHAAVQRLQFFLSESTWDLEKVNARRVELLLADPATAPHAGGVLVIDDSGDRKDGTATAHVGKQYLGSVGKIDRGVVAVTTCWADERVYYPLHAVPYTPAHHFPKGKNDAGFRTKLQIGAALARDAPRAGVSLRAVAADCAYGDQDAFRRQLDAAGLPFVMALKPRRGAWSYGDEAYTPVDAARNLIWGGPEAPGNWTTVTRTFRDGHTATWWAADAQLGWWGPDGTTRLVVATTDPATLPAQSTWYLATDLPRPGGPREADSPAPAADLAEIVRIYGIRHWIEQSYKQVKDELGWADFQVRSDTAIRRHQTLVTCAFSFCWDTWFAPPPPATDEEEPVPSRPERGYCAVPPDPAGLLAPSPPGRPWLADALGHAATLLASVDSQAPAHRAPGPDQRCRHRQTS
- a CDS encoding transposase, whose protein sequence is MLLPRYRYPSDTSDVEWALLKALLPTPACQKPKGGAPEKWPRRRVVDAIRYITDNGAKWRALPADFGIPWRTVFGYFARWAKADVLKRILDQLRRRLRLRRRRCAWPVRVIVDSQSVKGAETVSNATRG
- a CDS encoding NF041680 family putative transposase — translated: MSLLHHDVGRDPFTVASRFRDDFFDCLTGRGDELFELAGALLCADGPVTAPVDLTLVAGHRRGHGAMYDALNCGSVDVPRLRQVLAGLPQPEAADGRLVLAVDVTNWLRPDAPTSPDRLFCHVYGRSGRSSDQFVPGWPYSFVAALESGRTSWCQLLDAVRPGPADDVAEATATQVRRVVEDLIDMGRWRIGDRDILIVFDAGYDAPRMAHLLHGLPVEVLGRMRTDRVMRRPVPVPWISPPQGGRPPKHGKEFRFAKPETWGEPDAATTQVTDRYGTARAMAWDRIHPRLTTRSAWIDHTGELPVIEGTLIRLQVDRLPGGNDPLPLWLWSSATGLTAAEVEIRWQAFLRRFDLEHTFRMIKQTLGWTRPKLRTPEAADRWTWLIIAAHTQLRLVREAAADLRRPWERPAEPGRLTPARVRRGFRNLRPHLTCPARAPKPSRPGPGRPPGSKNRHPAPRHDVGKTVKRPEGIKERSRAGG
- a CDS encoding MFS transporter; translated protein: MPATDAPENRDPEPPESDALPVSSTGLASGQPLRSAAFRWFLAGQSISMAGSAMSPVALAFGVLEVTDSAAWLSAVTTAALVPMVATLLLGGGIADRYRRDTVLRLTSLGAGLTQVGVAFLLLAHQHPAFLLPLAALNGIFQGLTKPALRGIVSNLAAGRGLQQASSLLASVRNATRILGPTAAGLLTASVGGGWAIAADAASFLLAAAFFARMSLPDLPPRTEGGPTMLGELREGWSYFSSKPWIWTVTLAFAVFNAVNMGVWQILGPVIANDTIGAEGWGLVLSARGVGALLASVVMVKLTVRRPMVPALSSMTLAAVPLILLGTGANTVWLAAAAFVSGVASEFFTVVWETVNYTHVPERLLSRVGAHDEFWSFVPIPIGQLSAPVLAAAFGTAAVAVTGGGVAAVAMLVPLLVPSLRRIEINRDGD